A genomic stretch from Dissulfurispira thermophila includes:
- a CDS encoding helix-turn-helix domain-containing protein, translating into MKTTKELLGARIKELRKAKRLSQEQLSEKINIDPKHLSRIEVGKSYPSLDTLEKIAMALDVEIKELFEFIHHTTTKELNKNINKLLKKTDDEGLRLILKIVRAIVC; encoded by the coding sequence ATGAAAACGACAAAGGAGTTGTTAGGTGCAAGGATAAAGGAACTCCGAAAGGCAAAAAGACTATCACAGGAGCAACTTTCGGAGAAGATAAACATAGACCCAAAACATCTTAGTCGCATCGAGGTGGGTAAAAGTTACCCATCCCTTGATACATTAGAGAAAATTGCCATGGCATTAGATGTAGAAATAAAAGAGCTTTTTGAATTTATACATCACACAACAACTAAAGAGCTAAACAAAAATATAAATAAATTACTCAAAAAGACTGACGATGAGGGCTTGAGACTTATCTTAAAGATCGTCAGGGCTATTGTCTGCTAA
- the istA gene encoding IS21 family transposase: MYKWQQVRVLRQKGETIKGIARQLKLSRNTVRKYLRKDEPPQFKARQYERLLDPYEEVIKEMLKKGFIGTRIYNELKEQGYGGSLSSVHRYLSGIREGERVKTLATTRVETSPGKQMQYDWKEWMLPVNGRPVKVYIHEIILSYSRKKYYCSSLSITTADIIRAIASAIEYFGGIAEEIVIDNPRQMVIAHNNNGVIRYNDEFLRFCGLYGIDTVPCRPYRARTKGKVERPFYYIQEHLLKGLEVEGIARFDGLLYDFTERYNKRTHSDLGESPEERFMRDEKPLLRPIPEVEPAEIFPKEIRSVTNDGYISWAGALYPVPMKHCLRQVKIETLFGKTLKVYSMDGSIIAEHDIRVSDRHKRPVHPEHEQLNREYRERKGAYRSETLKRFKEAFKQQGEVFIEGLKKTVSANMYWHIEEILKLTEIYTAEDITAAMKECIECGSYHKNSIKRLLKSKTPGEPLIENINNPCIARSINITRPLSAYRVMEKEVLA; encoded by the coding sequence ATGTATAAGTGGCAGCAGGTAAGGGTATTAAGGCAGAAGGGTGAGACCATTAAGGGGATAGCGAGGCAGTTGAAGCTATCGAGGAACACGGTGAGGAAGTATCTGAGGAAGGATGAACCTCCGCAATTCAAAGCAAGGCAGTATGAAAGGCTACTTGACCCTTATGAGGAAGTGATAAAGGAAATGCTCAAAAAGGGCTTCATTGGCACGAGGATATACAATGAGCTCAAGGAACAGGGCTACGGAGGCTCTCTTTCCTCTGTGCATCGTTATCTGTCAGGGATAAGGGAAGGAGAACGGGTCAAGACCCTGGCAACAACGAGGGTAGAGACCTCCCCTGGCAAACAGATGCAGTATGACTGGAAGGAATGGATGCTTCCTGTAAATGGCAGACCTGTAAAGGTCTACATCCATGAGATAATCTTAAGCTACAGCAGGAAGAAATATTATTGCAGTTCCTTAAGCATCACCACAGCGGATATAATCAGGGCGATAGCGAGTGCAATAGAGTATTTTGGGGGCATTGCTGAAGAGATTGTTATAGACAATCCCAGACAGATGGTCATTGCTCACAACAACAACGGTGTTATTCGGTATAACGATGAGTTTTTGAGGTTCTGCGGACTTTATGGTATTGATACAGTCCCGTGCAGACCCTATCGGGCAAGGACAAAGGGGAAGGTAGAGAGGCCCTTTTATTACATTCAGGAGCATCTTCTCAAGGGACTTGAGGTAGAAGGCATTGCACGGTTTGATGGGCTTCTGTATGACTTTACAGAAAGATACAATAAAAGGACACACAGTGACCTCGGAGAGAGCCCTGAAGAGAGGTTCATGCGTGATGAAAAACCTCTTCTAAGACCGATACCTGAGGTAGAGCCTGCTGAAATCTTCCCGAAGGAGATACGGAGCGTAACGAATGACGGCTACATAAGCTGGGCTGGTGCATTATACCCTGTGCCCATGAAGCATTGTCTCAGGCAGGTAAAGATAGAGACCCTTTTTGGAAAGACCCTTAAGGTCTATTCAATGGATGGCAGTATCATAGCAGAACATGACATAAGGGTAAGTGACAGGCACAAAAGGCCTGTACATCCAGAACATGAACAGCTCAACAGGGAATATAGGGAGAGGAAAGGGGCATACAGGTCTGAAACTCTTAAAAGATTCAAAGAGGCATTCAAACAGCAGGGAGAGGTCTTCATAGAAGGCTTAAAGAAGACAGTCAGTGCCAACATGTACTGGCATATAGAAGAGATACTGAAACTCACAGAGATTTACACTGCCGAGGACATAACAGCCGCCATGAAGGAGTGCATTGAATGCGGCTCATACCACAAAAACAGCATAAAGAGGCTTCTTAAAAGCAAGACCCCTGGAGAACCTCTAATAGAGAACATAAACAACCCCTGTATTGCACGCTCCATTAACATAACGAGACCCCTTTCAGCATACAGGGTTATGGAAAAGGAGGTTCTGGCATGA
- the istB gene encoding IS21-like element helper ATPase IstB: MTELNRQIESHMRSLKLKGMITAYRDLSERASKSNLRYEEYLALLLEAEVKRKTESSIKAKMAKSRLPYIKTIEEFDFSFQPGLRDKEVIKLSSLEFIAQKANVIFLGPPGVGKTHLSVGLAIKACTARLRVLFMTAQGLIEDLMLSKRQGNLVERLLFYSRLHLLIIDELGYMPITREQANLLFQLISMRYEKGSIILTSNYNFDEWGKVFEDPVVASAIIDRVVHHASIFYISGESYRLKNKLKKAN, encoded by the coding sequence ATGACAGAGCTGAACAGACAGATAGAGAGTCACATGAGGTCATTGAAGCTCAAAGGCATGATAACTGCCTACAGAGACCTCTCAGAGAGGGCATCAAAGAGCAACCTCAGATATGAAGAATACCTTGCCCTGTTACTTGAGGCAGAGGTAAAGAGGAAGACAGAAAGCTCAATAAAGGCAAAGATGGCAAAGAGCAGACTTCCCTACATAAAGACCATTGAGGAATTTGACTTCAGCTTCCAGCCGGGCCTCAGAGACAAAGAAGTAATAAAGCTCAGCAGCCTTGAATTCATAGCTCAAAAGGCAAATGTGATATTCCTCGGTCCTCCCGGGGTAGGCAAAACCCATCTCTCCGTAGGGCTTGCCATAAAGGCATGCACAGCAAGGCTCAGGGTGCTCTTTATGACAGCCCAGGGACTCATAGAAGACCTCATGCTCTCAAAGAGACAGGGAAACCTTGTAGAAAGACTCCTCTTTTACTCAAGGCTCCACCTGCTGATAATAGATGAACTGGGCTACATGCCGATAACGAGAGAGCAGGCAAATCTCCTGTTTCAACTCATCTCAATGAGATACGAAAAAGGCTCAATAATCCTTACAAGCAACTACAACTTTGACGAATGGGGAAAGGTATTTGAAGACCCTGTTGTAGCCTCAGCCATAATAGACAGAGTTGTGCATCATGCAAGCATATTCTATATAAGTGGAGAAAGCTACAGACTGAAGAACAAATTGAAGAAGGCAAATTGA
- a CDS encoding PEGA domain-containing protein, translating to MKNKLFKMMVSLLVLTTLISCATIMGKSGPETLNVRSTPDQANVTIIDELGTKIFEGKTPVALPLEKKKGYFKGKKYTVKIQKEGYAEQTVTVDTRLNGWYIGGNIILGGLIGWLIVDPATGAMWTLDSNEINVTLETSKHGAIIEPNKIGVVLLQDVPLSLRDKMVKVSQ from the coding sequence ATGAAAAACAAATTATTTAAAATGATGGTAAGTTTACTTGTTTTGACTACACTTATTAGCTGTGCGACAATTATGGGTAAGAGTGGACCGGAAACTTTGAATGTTCGCAGTACTCCTGATCAAGCAAATGTTACTATTATTGATGAATTGGGCACCAAAATCTTTGAGGGAAAAACTCCTGTTGCTTTACCTTTAGAGAAAAAGAAAGGCTATTTCAAAGGGAAAAAATATACTGTAAAAATCCAAAAAGAAGGTTATGCTGAACAGACTGTTACTGTAGATACAAGACTAAACGGGTGGTATATTGGTGGTAACATAATTTTGGGTGGTCTTATTGGTTGGCTTATTGTTGACCCTGCAACAGGAGCAATGTGGACACTGGATAGCAATGAAATCAATGTAACATTAGAAACATCAAAGCATGGGGCAATAATAGAGCCTAATAAAATAGGGGTTGTTCTTTTACAAGATGTTCCACTGTCACTGCGTGATAAAATGGTTAAGGTTTCACAATAA
- a CDS encoding sugar phosphate isomerase/epimerase family protein, whose amino-acid sequence MLSPHIHVPYEKIGDYIQFIKQNKLNLEIYFNSNALDSIDTDSILKLKDILDYNPSLSFHAPFMDLSPGAIDSKVRNATIERFTHILDISEILKPKTIVFHSGYEKWKYALKIDLWLGKSIETWKPLNDRAKNLGIKIAIENIFEDEPTNLKMLVESINSDNFGICFDAGHCNLFSKVSLKEWLKAIKPYIIELHLHDNNKSADQHLSIGEGNFDFQTLFSELKNNNCIYTIEAHTKENVLKSIERIKGYIQQGIVIS is encoded by the coding sequence ATGCTATCCCCACATATCCATGTCCCCTATGAAAAAATAGGGGACTACATACAATTTATCAAACAGAATAAATTGAATCTTGAAATCTACTTCAATTCAAATGCTCTCGATTCTATTGACACTGATTCTATACTCAAGCTCAAAGATATCCTTGATTACAATCCTTCACTTTCTTTTCACGCACCATTTATGGACCTCAGCCCCGGTGCAATTGACTCAAAAGTGAGAAATGCCACTATTGAGAGATTCACTCATATCCTCGATATATCTGAAATCCTCAAACCTAAAACCATTGTCTTTCATTCAGGTTATGAGAAATGGAAGTATGCCCTAAAAATAGATCTCTGGCTGGGAAAAAGCATCGAGACATGGAAGCCATTAAATGACAGGGCAAAAAATCTTGGAATAAAGATAGCAATCGAAAACATATTTGAGGACGAACCAACAAATCTCAAAATGTTGGTGGAGAGCATAAATTCTGACAATTTCGGAATCTGTTTTGATGCAGGACACTGCAATTTATTTTCAAAGGTCTCTTTAAAAGAATGGCTTAAGGCTATCAAACCCTATATTATTGAACTTCATCTCCATGACAATAACAAAAGCGCTGACCAACACCTTTCAATTGGAGAGGGAAACTTTGATTTTCAGACATTATTTTCTGAATTAAAAAATAACAATTGTATCTATACAATCGAAGCACATACAAAAGAAAATGTGTTGAAGAGTATTGAAAGGATAAAAGGATATATACAACAAGGTATTGTCATCTCTTAA
- a CDS encoding FmdB family zinc ribbon protein encodes MPIYEYECLQCGKNHEVMQKFSDAPLSMCPDCGGHMKKLISNTSFVLKGSGWYVTDYASPERKKAMDSEKGTSEKKSSETKSETKKEAVAAK; translated from the coding sequence ATGCCGATATATGAATACGAATGCTTGCAGTGCGGAAAAAATCATGAGGTAATGCAGAAATTCAGTGATGCCCCTTTGAGCATGTGCCCTGATTGCGGCGGCCATATGAAAAAATTAATATCTAACACCTCTTTTGTGCTAAAAGGAAGCGGCTGGTATGTGACTGATTATGCCTCACCAGAAAGAAAAAAGGCAATGGATTCCGAGAAAGGCACTTCAGAAAAAAAATCCTCTGAAACAAAATCTGAGACAAAAAAGGAAGCAGTTGCTGCAAAATAA
- the rplU gene encoding 50S ribosomal protein L21 — translation MYAIIQAGGEQVRVSAGDKICVEKIKGDVQSEVLLDKVLVVSKDDKIVFGRPYVNGASVKAEIVETGRMPKVLVFGPRPKKAHRKLKGHRQQYTTLKIKEIIA, via the coding sequence ATGTATGCAATTATACAGGCTGGCGGAGAGCAAGTAAGGGTTTCTGCTGGAGACAAGATTTGTGTAGAAAAGATCAAAGGAGATGTTCAGTCAGAGGTATTACTGGATAAAGTATTGGTGGTCTCAAAAGATGATAAGATAGTCTTTGGCAGACCATATGTGAATGGTGCAAGTGTAAAGGCAGAAATTGTAGAAACAGGCAGGATGCCAAAGGTGCTTGTTTTTGGGCCAAGACCTAAAAAGGCTCACAGAAAGTTAAAAGGGCACAGGCAGCAATATACGACTTTGAAAATTAAAGAAATAATAGCATAG
- the rpmA gene encoding 50S ribosomal protein L27, which translates to MAHKKGVGSSRNGRDSESKRLGVKRFGGQIVRAGNILVRQRGTKFHPGNNVGKGADDTLFALIDGIVRYERKDKTRMKVSVYPVEVSAASVNV; encoded by the coding sequence ATGGCACATAAAAAAGGGGTTGGAAGTTCAAGAAATGGTCGCGACAGCGAGTCAAAAAGACTTGGTGTCAAAAGATTTGGTGGACAGATTGTTCGTGCTGGCAATATACTCGTAAGGCAGCGTGGGACAAAATTTCATCCGGGTAATAATGTTGGCAAGGGGGCTGATGATACACTTTTTGCGTTGATAGATGGCATTGTTAGATATGAAAGAAAAGACAAGACAAGGATGAAGGTAAGCGTATATCCCGTGGAAGTATCTGCAGCATCAGTTAATGTGTAG
- the obgE gene encoding GTPase ObgE has protein sequence MKFIDYVKIYVKAGDGGRGCVSFRREKYVPRGGPDGGDGGKGGDIIIKATKELNTLLDLRYQREYKAQRGEHGKGSNKHGKDGESRIIMVPVGTLIKNKETEEIIADLDYDGAEIIVAKGGRGGLGNAHFATPTRQAPKFAQPGEKGEEKWLVLELKLLADVGLIGLPNAGKSTLISVISSAKPKIADYPFTTLVPNLGVVKMEDFRSFVVADIPGLIEGAHKGAGLGFQFLRHIERTSILLHLVDVSDILTTDPVEDFEKINRELVLYSPKLLNKPMAVAGTKIDMAHDKIRLNRLEEYCKNKRIDFFPVSSVTGEGVKELVIYLSKKMEEGLKK, from the coding sequence ATGAAATTCATTGATTATGTAAAGATATATGTAAAGGCAGGAGATGGCGGCAGAGGCTGTGTAAGCTTTCGAAGGGAAAAGTATGTTCCAAGAGGCGGACCTGATGGTGGAGACGGCGGCAAGGGGGGAGATATTATTATAAAGGCAACAAAGGAATTAAATACACTCCTTGACTTGAGATACCAGAGGGAATATAAGGCTCAAAGAGGAGAGCATGGAAAAGGAAGCAATAAGCATGGTAAAGATGGAGAAAGCAGGATAATCATGGTTCCTGTTGGTACGCTCATTAAAAATAAAGAAACAGAAGAGATTATTGCAGATTTAGATTATGATGGAGCCGAGATTATTGTTGCAAAAGGCGGTAGGGGAGGACTTGGTAATGCACATTTTGCAACACCTACACGTCAAGCTCCGAAATTTGCACAGCCGGGTGAAAAGGGTGAAGAGAAGTGGCTTGTGCTTGAACTAAAACTCCTTGCTGATGTTGGTTTAATAGGCCTTCCAAATGCAGGCAAATCAACATTGATCTCTGTTATATCATCTGCAAAGCCGAAGATAGCAGATTATCCATTTACTACACTTGTGCCTAATCTTGGTGTTGTAAAAATGGAGGACTTCAGGAGTTTTGTTGTTGCTGATATACCGGGCCTTATAGAAGGGGCGCATAAGGGTGCAGGACTTGGATTTCAGTTTCTCCGTCATATTGAGAGGACATCTATTTTACTTCATCTTGTGGATGTCTCTGATATTCTGACAACAGATCCTGTAGAAGACTTTGAAAAGATAAATAGGGAATTAGTATTATACAGTCCTAAACTTTTGAATAAGCCTATGGCAGTAGCAGGCACAAAAATCGATATGGCACATGATAAAATCAGATTAAACAGGCTTGAGGAATATTGTAAGAACAAGAGAATAGACTTTTTCCCTGTATCTTCTGTAACAGGAGAAGGAGTAAAAGAATTGGTAATATATTTGTCGAAAAAAATGGAAGAGGGTTTAAAGAAGTGA
- the proB gene encoding glutamate 5-kinase, with protein MSRIVIKIGSNILTDIKGGLNQKRIYSIAKDISDVCEAGHEIVIVSSGAVAAGMKKLGLKEKPKDIRLKQAAAAVGQSSLMWAYEKSFSDFKKKVAQVLLTREDFSERSRYLNSKNTIITLLSYGIIPIINENDTVATDEIKFGDNDHLAALVSGLVDAERLIILSDVEGLYSSDPNKNPDAKIIPFVNEITSELEAMAGGAGSIVGTGGMYSKILAAKKAVSYGIKVNIISGRKKGLIVSLLRGIHYGTEFKPHLKRISSRKGWIAYAIKPKGSLIIDDGAVNAILKAGKSLLPSGIVKVDGVFDIGDAVYCVDIRGKRIAKGIVNYSSHDTEKIKGKKTSEIEPILGYKYSDEVVHRDNLVLLASIP; from the coding sequence GTGAGTAGGATAGTTATAAAAATAGGCAGTAATATTCTTACTGATATAAAAGGCGGATTGAATCAAAAGAGGATTTATTCTATTGCAAAAGACATATCCGATGTGTGCGAGGCAGGACATGAAATTGTGATTGTATCGTCAGGTGCTGTTGCTGCTGGCATGAAAAAGCTTGGCTTAAAGGAAAAGCCAAAGGATATACGACTCAAGCAGGCAGCAGCAGCTGTAGGACAGTCTTCATTGATGTGGGCATATGAGAAGAGTTTTAGTGATTTCAAGAAGAAAGTTGCACAGGTGCTGCTTACAAGGGAGGATTTCTCTGAAAGGAGCAGGTATCTAAATTCAAAAAATACTATTATCACTCTTCTTTCTTACGGGATAATACCAATAATCAATGAGAACGATACAGTTGCTACTGATGAGATAAAATTTGGAGACAACGACCATCTTGCTGCACTTGTATCAGGATTAGTAGATGCAGAGAGGCTTATTATACTATCTGATGTTGAAGGTCTTTATTCGTCTGACCCAAATAAAAATCCTGATGCAAAAATAATCCCTTTTGTAAATGAGATTACTTCTGAGCTTGAGGCAATGGCAGGAGGAGCAGGAAGCATTGTTGGTACAGGTGGGATGTATTCAAAGATACTCGCTGCAAAAAAGGCTGTGTCTTATGGAATAAAGGTCAACATTATAAGTGGCAGGAAAAAGGGGCTCATAGTATCACTTCTTAGAGGTATTCATTATGGTACTGAATTTAAGCCGCATTTGAAAAGAATATCTTCAAGAAAAGGCTGGATAGCTTATGCAATAAAACCAAAGGGAAGCCTTATTATTGATGATGGTGCTGTCAATGCTATCTTAAAGGCAGGCAAAAGCCTTCTTCCCTCTGGTATTGTGAAGGTAGATGGTGTCTTTGATATCGGTGATGCTGTTTATTGTGTTGATATTCGCGGCAAGCGAATTGCAAAGGGAATAGTGAATTATTCATCTCATGACACAGAAAAAATAAAAGGCAAAAAGACCTCTGAGATAGAACCAATCCTCGGCTACAAATATTCCGATGAGGTAGTGCATCGGGATAATCTTGTCTTATTAGCATCTATACCATAA
- a CDS encoding multiheme c-type cytochrome: MKYLKIVLVFVIVLLFNSLSFAAGAKSMCIDCHNKVTPGVVKQHLEGKMSKKGVDCSSCHGSEHKKMDDAKLAKMPTPETCAGCHKKQVDQFKSGKHHLGWIASSAMPMWAHQPKAVVGEGYKGCSSCHKIGVKSDVEKTMYRYGNAQCDSCHTRHSFKKSEAQDPRACQTCHMGFDHPQWEMWSTSKHGTIWQIEGAKGKRAPTCQTCHMQDGNHGVMTAWGFLALRLPEDDKDWLNDRVTILQALGVLDEKGNPTARLDVVKAGKVARLTKEDFQKERDKMINVCSKCHGASYAKKQLEAGDMVIKDVDKVFATAIRVVQGLYRDGVLQKPADWTFAPDLLQFYEAKSSIEQDLYLMFLEYRMRTFQGAFHMNPDYMHWYGWAPMKETLQKIKDEAVKLRAEKTSAKQ, encoded by the coding sequence ATGAAATATCTCAAAATAGTGCTTGTATTCGTAATCGTTCTACTATTCAACAGCTTATCGTTTGCAGCAGGCGCTAAAAGTATGTGTATTGACTGTCATAATAAGGTGACTCCAGGTGTTGTTAAACAACATCTTGAAGGCAAAATGTCAAAGAAAGGAGTTGATTGCTCATCATGCCACGGATCAGAACATAAAAAAATGGATGATGCAAAATTAGCAAAAATGCCAACTCCTGAGACATGTGCTGGATGCCACAAGAAGCAGGTAGATCAGTTTAAATCAGGGAAACATCATTTGGGCTGGATTGCATCAAGTGCAATGCCCATGTGGGCACATCAGCCAAAGGCAGTTGTGGGTGAGGGGTACAAGGGATGTTCAAGTTGTCATAAGATAGGAGTAAAATCAGATGTCGAGAAGACTATGTACCGCTATGGAAATGCCCAGTGTGACTCATGTCATACAAGGCATTCATTCAAGAAGTCTGAGGCTCAGGATCCAAGGGCATGTCAGACATGTCATATGGGATTTGACCACCCACAGTGGGAGATGTGGTCAACATCAAAGCATGGAACTATCTGGCAGATAGAAGGCGCTAAAGGCAAAAGGGCTCCAACATGCCAGACCTGTCATATGCAGGATGGAAATCATGGAGTTATGACAGCATGGGGCTTCCTTGCATTGAGGCTTCCTGAGGATGACAAAGACTGGTTGAATGACAGAGTTACAATTCTTCAAGCTCTTGGAGTTCTTGACGAAAAAGGGAATCCCACGGCAAGGTTAGATGTTGTAAAGGCTGGCAAAGTTGCACGTCTTACAAAAGAAGATTTTCAGAAGGAAAGGGACAAGATGATCAATGTCTGTTCAAAATGCCATGGCGCTTCCTATGCCAAAAAGCAGCTTGAGGCAGGAGACATGGTCATAAAGGATGTGGACAAGGTATTTGCAACCGCTATCAGAGTAGTACAGGGCCTTTACAGGGATGGTGTGCTTCAGAAGCCTGCTGATTGGACATTTGCTCCAGACCTACTCCAGTTTTATGAAGCAAAAAGTTCTATAGAACAAGACCTCTATCTCATGTTCCTTGAATACAGGATGAGGACATTTCAGGGAGCGTTTCATATGAACCCAGATTACATGCACTGGTATGGCTGGGCACCAATGAAAGAGACATTGCAGAAGATTAAGGACGAAGCTGTAAAATTAAGAGCAGAAAAGACATCTGCAAAACAGTAA
- the glyS gene encoding glycine--tRNA ligase subunit beta — protein MMEKIKKDNNEQKKAGAVGKNRLNNLSPAGCDSLLLLEIGTEEVPARFLPSAIIKLKENAEKIFSEYRLIYKSIKTYATPRRLSMIAEVAPVQEAAEKEVWGPPVNAAFDKDGMPTKAAEAFAKTYGLHIKDLLKKEKGKGTYVVAVIRETSQQTIDLLPDVLQRLVLSLNFPKSMRWGNGSLRFVRPIHWILSTYNNQRVIFEIDGLKSSNMTRGHRFLSPAAFEIKDCKTYINLLRNNFVILDPDERRKIILEGSQKLASTVNASLIQDNTLLEHVTYLVEYPVPILGTFPSEYLYLPDELLITVMKGHQKYFALQDDRGKLTNYFIIVSNTKIENAETVKKGAEKVIKARFEDARFYYEEDKKIHLTKRIEELKRVIYHDKLGSLYDKSMRIASIADFIANKCCQQLEHFEQFKQDVHTAALLSKTDLISGTVREFPELQGIMGGYYALNDGYNENIAKALSEQYLPGFSGDRLPETTIGAILSLSDKLDNLASFFLLGLTPTGTEDPFALRRQALGIISILIDKRYNINISELLDAALKSQREEVREQKTENIFNALIEFFEQRIEPLFQSYGYPLDSISAVMNFVKNSPFYTLKERLNAIQKFKEDSGYESFLLAIKRINNIAPKHELPPVNTDMFIQEEEKILHKDVESLTPDINSFIAENKYYDAIKLLSCLKESINRFFDKVLVMDKNEDIKQNRLSLIKSIQMLALQIADFSKLS, from the coding sequence ATGATGGAAAAAATAAAAAAAGATAACAACGAACAAAAAAAAGCTGGGGCAGTTGGTAAAAATCGTCTTAATAATTTATCACCTGCTGGATGTGACTCATTATTGCTTTTAGAAATAGGAACAGAAGAGGTGCCCGCACGATTTCTTCCAAGTGCCATTATAAAACTAAAAGAAAATGCTGAAAAAATATTCTCCGAATACAGACTTATTTACAAATCCATAAAAACATATGCCACCCCCAGAAGGCTATCCATGATTGCAGAGGTGGCTCCTGTGCAAGAGGCAGCAGAAAAAGAAGTATGGGGACCTCCTGTGAATGCTGCTTTTGATAAGGACGGAATGCCCACAAAGGCAGCAGAGGCCTTTGCAAAGACATATGGGCTGCACATTAAAGACTTACTGAAAAAAGAAAAAGGCAAAGGAACTTATGTTGTAGCAGTTATTAGAGAAACCTCTCAACAAACAATAGATCTACTGCCTGATGTATTACAAAGACTGGTATTATCTTTGAACTTTCCAAAGTCAATGAGATGGGGGAATGGCAGTCTTAGATTTGTCAGACCAATTCATTGGATACTATCAACTTATAACAACCAGAGGGTCATCTTCGAAATAGATGGACTGAAAAGCAGCAATATGACAAGAGGACACAGATTTCTTTCTCCTGCAGCTTTTGAAATAAAGGATTGCAAGACATATATTAACCTTCTTAGAAATAATTTTGTTATTCTCGACCCTGATGAACGAAGAAAAATAATATTAGAGGGATCACAAAAACTTGCATCAACTGTGAATGCATCTCTAATACAAGACAATACATTGCTCGAACATGTAACATATCTTGTTGAATACCCCGTGCCTATACTTGGCACATTTCCTTCTGAATATCTGTATCTGCCAGATGAACTGCTTATAACTGTAATGAAAGGTCACCAAAAATATTTTGCCCTTCAAGATGATAGAGGCAAACTCACAAATTATTTCATCATTGTGAGCAATACTAAAATCGAAAATGCAGAAACTGTAAAAAAAGGAGCAGAAAAAGTCATAAAGGCAAGATTCGAAGATGCACGTTTTTATTACGAGGAAGACAAAAAAATCCATCTTACTAAAAGAATTGAAGAATTGAAAAGGGTTATTTATCATGACAAACTCGGTAGTCTTTATGACAAAAGTATGCGTATTGCATCAATTGCAGACTTTATAGCAAATAAATGCTGCCAGCAGCTTGAACACTTCGAGCAGTTTAAACAAGATGTTCACACTGCAGCACTTTTATCAAAGACAGATCTTATTTCCGGTACAGTAAGAGAATTCCCTGAATTACAGGGAATAATGGGAGGTTATTATGCACTAAATGATGGCTACAATGAAAACATTGCAAAGGCATTGTCAGAGCAATATCTGCCTGGATTTTCAGGGGATAGGCTGCCAGAAACCACAATAGGTGCTATATTAAGTCTCTCTGATAAACTTGACAATTTAGCATCGTTCTTTTTGCTTGGGCTCACACCTACAGGTACAGAAGATCCGTTTGCATTGAGAAGACAGGCTCTTGGTATCATTTCCATACTAATTGACAAAAGATATAATATAAATATCTCTGAACTTTTAGATGCAGCATTAAAGAGTCAGCGAGAAGAGGTCAGGGAACAAAAGACAGAAAATATATTTAATGCCCTGATCGAATTTTTTGAACAGAGAATAGAACCTCTATTTCAGTCATATGGCTATCCACTTGACTCTATATCTGCTGTCATGAATTTTGTTAAAAACAGCCCATTTTACACACTAAAAGAAAGGCTCAATGCCATACAGAAGTTTAAAGAAGATTCAGGTTATGAATCATTTCTCCTTGCTATCAAAAGGATTAATAATATCGCTCCAAAACATGAATTACCTCCTGTAAATACGGATATGTTCATACAGGAAGAAGAAAAAATTCTTCATAAAGATGTGGAATCATTAACTCCTGATATAAATTCATTTATTGCAGAAAATAAATATTATGATGCGATCAAGCTTTTATCGTGCCTCAAAGAATCCATAAACAGGTTCTTTGACAAGGTGCTTGTCATGGATAAAAATGAAGATATAAAACAGAATCGTCTTTCATTGATTAAGAGCATACAGATGCTCGCACTACAGATTGCAGACTTTTCAAAGTTAAGTTGA